One Cynocephalus volans isolate mCynVol1 chromosome 5, mCynVol1.pri, whole genome shotgun sequence DNA window includes the following coding sequences:
- the LOC134378388 gene encoding LOW QUALITY PROTEIN: olfactory receptor 2J3-like (The sequence of the model RefSeq protein was modified relative to this genomic sequence to represent the inferred CDS: deleted 1 base in 1 codon) yields the protein MNDDGKTNASSTGYFVLLGFSNWPHLEVVLFVVILIFYLMTLIGNLFIIILSYLDSHLHTPMYFFLSNLSFLDLCYTTSSIPQLLVNLWGPEKTISYAGCMIQLYFVLALGATECVLLMVMSYDRYAAVCRPLHYTVLMHPRFCCLLAVASWVSGFATSALHSSFTFWVPLCGHHRVDHFFCEVPALLQLSCVDTHANELTLMVTSSIFVLIPLILILTSYGAIAQAVLRMQSTTGLQKVFGTCGAHLIVVFLFFIPVLCIYLQPPSGNSQDQGKFIALFYTVVTPSLNPLIYTLRNKDVRGAVKRLMG from the exons ATGAATGATGATGGAAAA ACCAATGCTAGTTCTACAGGATACTTTGTTCTACTAGGTTTTTCTAACTGGCCTCATCTAGAAGTGGTGCTCTTTGTGGTCATCTTGATATTCTACTTGATGACACTCATAGGAAACCTGTTCATCATCATCCTGTCATACCTGGACTCCCATCTCCACactcccatgtacttcttcctctcaAACCTGTCTTTTCTGGATCTCTGCTACACCACCAGCTCCATCCCTCAGTTGCTGGTCAACCTCTGGGGTCCAGAGAAGACCATCTCTTATGCTGGTTGCATGATTCAACTTTATTTTGTCCTCGCACTGGGAGCCACAGAGTGTGTCCTACTGATGGTGATGTCCTATGACCGTTATGCAGCTGTATGTAGACCTTTGCATTACACTGTCCTCATGCACCCTCGTTTCTGCTGCCTGTTGGCTGTGGCTTCTTGGGTAAGTGGCTTTGCTACCTCAGCACTTCATTCCTCCTTTACATTCTGGGTACCCCTGTGTGGACATCACAGAGTGGATCACTTCTTCTGTGAAGTTCCAGCACTGCTGCAATTATCATGTGTTGATACCCATGCTAATGAGCTGACCCTCATGGTCACAAGCTCTATTTTTGTCCTCATACCACTTATTCTCATTCTCACTTCTTATGGTGCCATCGCCCAGGCTGTACTGAGGATGCAGTCAACCACTGGACTTCAGAAGGTCTTTGGGACATGTGGAGCCCATCTTATagttgtctttctctttttcattccaGTCCTGTGCATATATCTCCAGCCACCATCAGGAAATTCTCAAGATCAAGGCAAGTTTATCGCCCTCTTTTATACTGTTGTCACACCTAGTCTCAACCCTCTAATCTACACCCTCAGAAACAAAGATGTAAGAGGGGCAGTAAAGAGACTGATGGGGTGA